In Paenibacillus sp. FSL R7-0345, a single window of DNA contains:
- a CDS encoding replication-associated recombination protein A codes for MDLFSLGDNTGGGRLLADRMRPQSLDEYIGQEHIIGRGKLLRRAIEADQVSSILLYGPPGCGKTTLAHIISNHTQGEFVRLNAVEASVKDVREVIDRAQSNKALYGTKTILFLDEVHRFNSSRQDALLPAVEKGTIIFIGATTENPFHYVNGALMSRSTLFQLESLTSEHSMAAMRRALADEQHGLGFMRLQADEDALLHIAAMANGDIRRALNALELAAMTTAPEPDGSVHITLAVAEESIRRPIVKADESTQYDVLSAFHKSIRGSSDAALFWFLYAVEKLGMDPMTFIRRLIAACSEDIGLANPQAMVQAVSALDAYRNNGWPEARLNVTQAILFAVESPKSDAVVVAIANVMNTIEELKSAEVPLHLRDTHYKGAAKLGHEGYQYPHNYPGHYVRQEYLPKPIAGKVFYEATEQGNEAKIRHNQGLRRGL; via the coding sequence ATGGATCTATTCTCACTCGGTGACAATACCGGAGGCGGCCGGCTGCTTGCCGACCGCATGCGTCCGCAAAGTCTCGATGAATATATTGGACAGGAGCATATTATCGGGCGGGGCAAGCTGCTGCGCAGGGCGATCGAGGCTGACCAGGTCTCGTCCATTCTGCTGTATGGCCCTCCGGGCTGCGGCAAAACGACGCTGGCCCATATTATTTCGAATCATACGCAGGGCGAATTTGTTCGGCTGAATGCGGTTGAAGCCTCTGTAAAGGATGTGCGGGAGGTGATCGACCGAGCCCAGAGCAACAAGGCGCTGTACGGCACGAAGACGATTCTGTTTCTGGATGAGGTGCACCGTTTCAACAGCTCCCGGCAGGATGCGCTGCTGCCCGCCGTCGAGAAGGGCACCATTATCTTTATCGGCGCGACGACAGAGAATCCGTTTCACTATGTGAACGGGGCGTTGATGAGCCGCTCCACGCTGTTCCAGCTGGAGTCTTTGACCAGCGAGCACAGCATGGCAGCGATGCGCCGGGCGCTGGCCGATGAGCAGCACGGGCTTGGCTTCATGCGGCTGCAGGCCGATGAAGACGCGCTGCTGCACATCGCGGCAATGGCGAACGGCGACATCCGCCGGGCGCTCAACGCGCTGGAGCTGGCGGCGATGACAACAGCGCCCGAGCCGGACGGCAGCGTGCATATTACACTGGCTGTGGCGGAGGAGTCCATCCGCCGGCCGATCGTCAAGGCGGACGAGTCTACCCAATACGATGTGCTGTCCGCCTTCCACAAAAGCATCCGCGGCTCCAGCGACGCCGCGCTGTTCTGGTTCCTCTATGCCGTCGAGAAGCTCGGCATGGACCCGATGACCTTCATCCGGCGGCTGATCGCCGCCTGCAGCGAGGACATCGGCCTGGCGAACCCGCAGGCCATGGTCCAGGCTGTCAGTGCGCTGGACGCCTACCGCAACAACGGCTGGCCGGAGGCGCGGCTGAATGTGACCCAGGCGATTCTGTTCGCTGTGGAAAGTCCCAAATCCGATGCGGTGGTTGTAGCAATCGCTAACGTCATGAATACCATTGAAGAGCTGAAGTCCGCAGAGGTTCCGCTGCATTTACGCGATACTCACTACAAAGGCGCAGCAAAGCTAGGGCATGAAGGGTACCAGTACCCTCACAACTACCCCGGCCACTATGTCCGGCAGGAGTATTTGCCGAAGCCGATTGCCGGCAAGGTGTTCTATGAGGCTACTGAGCAGGGCAATGAAGCGAAGATCCGTCATAATCAGGGGCTGCGGCGGGGCTTATAA
- a CDS encoding CD3324 family protein: MSYVNGKDVLPPGLLEELQGYIQGELLYIPKKSEQRVKWGENSGSRQEIASRNKEIFCSHSSGCSVNELQKRYHLSEESIRKIISKMRLAMNR, encoded by the coding sequence GTGAGTTATGTAAATGGAAAGGATGTGCTCCCCCCGGGCCTGCTCGAAGAGCTTCAGGGATACATTCAAGGTGAATTGCTATACATTCCTAAGAAGTCGGAGCAACGGGTAAAATGGGGCGAGAACAGCGGATCGAGGCAGGAGATTGCCAGCCGCAACAAGGAGATTTTCTGCAGTCACAGCAGCGGCTGCTCGGTGAACGAGCTGCAGAAGCGTTACCACTTATCTGAGGAAAGCATCCGCAAGATTATTTCAAAAATGCGGCTGGCGATGAACCGCTAG
- a CDS encoding UvrD-helicase domain-containing protein, whose protein sequence is MEDNFQSAYQEEEDRLNSTLTEIDSILTKLRNTPVYTGHDYTEQVLEDSREQRRKDLARLRPEPYFGRLDFQGSGDGAPQPLYIGKIGVDREQVSDRPLVIDWRAPVASLFYSFTGGTDPASYEAPEGLIEGLVYLKRNVVIRKQILERVADTYNRDSDAPAVSDEFLVYRLGENKDNRLRDIVSTIQEEQDRIIRAVKNTALIIQGVAGSGKTTVALHRLAFLLYQYKEQVSAEKMIIFAPNRMFLDYISDVLPELGVGNIAQSTFPDWAANVLNLELPEQNTAETLNRWFEAEGGMPAITEETPGRFKGSTVLMEVIESAIRQLETGAVPEGDFSPWEGAVLRRSMILRWHNEEYAPYPPLKRKERVMARIHRWIEMELKKSPSAAALKERKKKAASKEKTYGGKWPKYDPLMIYKQIFRAAKVPEDWPAEASELIPTGVLKETAKDLKKGILREEDLPPLLYIHYLLSGNEGTERFDHIVIDEAQDFSPFQIAVLDLYVKGHSFTILGDLSQGIHAYKGVHEWAEMQTLFAPEHTAYHALTRSYRSTMEIIEFANGILSTGVQSPLLAVPVFRSGNPVRLVGYGAEPSQAATGADERLHAVRTALLALSGREYRTVAVLTRSLREAEELYTELAGQFADLHLIDGSMTQYHGGLSVLPVYLSKGLEFDAVILADADTSHYGAAAWDAKLMYVGCTRALHELWLLHSGELPAYVQTAGEETVMGWPAPAGN, encoded by the coding sequence TTGGAGGACAACTTTCAAAGTGCCTATCAAGAGGAAGAAGACAGGCTGAACAGCACACTTACCGAAATTGATTCGATTCTGACTAAACTGCGTAATACCCCGGTGTATACCGGACATGATTATACGGAGCAGGTGCTGGAGGATTCCAGGGAGCAGCGGCGCAAAGACCTGGCCAGGCTCCGGCCTGAGCCCTATTTCGGGCGGCTGGATTTCCAGGGCAGCGGCGATGGAGCGCCACAGCCCCTGTATATCGGCAAAATCGGCGTAGACCGTGAGCAGGTAAGCGACCGCCCGCTGGTTATTGACTGGCGTGCCCCGGTAGCAAGCCTGTTTTATTCATTTACCGGAGGAACCGATCCGGCCTCTTATGAAGCCCCTGAAGGACTGATTGAAGGGCTCGTGTATCTGAAACGCAACGTGGTGATCCGCAAGCAGATCCTGGAACGGGTTGCGGATACATACAACCGGGACAGCGACGCACCGGCGGTATCGGATGAATTCCTCGTTTACCGGCTGGGTGAGAACAAGGATAACCGGCTCCGCGACATCGTCTCTACGATTCAGGAGGAGCAGGACAGAATTATCCGTGCGGTGAAGAATACGGCGCTGATCATCCAGGGGGTGGCGGGGAGCGGTAAAACTACAGTCGCTCTGCACCGGCTGGCTTTCCTGCTGTACCAATACAAGGAGCAGGTATCGGCGGAGAAAATGATTATTTTTGCTCCGAACCGGATGTTCCTCGATTATATTTCCGATGTGCTGCCGGAGCTCGGGGTCGGCAACATTGCCCAGAGCACGTTCCCGGACTGGGCGGCGAATGTGCTGAATCTGGAGCTGCCCGAACAGAATACGGCAGAGACGCTGAACCGCTGGTTCGAAGCGGAGGGCGGTATGCCAGCCATTACGGAAGAAACCCCGGGCCGCTTCAAAGGCTCTACAGTGCTGATGGAAGTGATTGAATCGGCCATCAGGCAGCTGGAGACGGGAGCGGTACCTGAAGGGGATTTCAGCCCCTGGGAAGGCGCTGTGCTGCGCCGTTCGATGATTCTGCGCTGGCACAACGAGGAATACGCCCCTTATCCGCCGCTGAAGCGCAAGGAGCGGGTAATGGCGCGGATTCACCGCTGGATCGAAATGGAGCTGAAGAAGAGCCCGTCAGCGGCTGCGCTGAAGGAACGGAAGAAGAAGGCTGCATCCAAGGAGAAGACGTATGGCGGCAAATGGCCGAAATATGATCCGCTGATGATCTACAAGCAGATCTTCCGCGCTGCCAAGGTGCCGGAGGACTGGCCGGCTGAAGCATCAGAGCTCATCCCCACGGGGGTGCTGAAGGAGACGGCGAAGGATCTCAAAAAAGGCATTCTGCGTGAGGAAGATCTGCCGCCGCTGCTCTATATCCATTATCTGCTCAGCGGTAATGAGGGCACTGAGCGTTTCGACCATATTGTCATCGACGAAGCGCAGGATTTCTCGCCTTTTCAGATTGCCGTGCTGGATCTGTATGTGAAAGGCCATTCCTTCACGATTCTTGGGGATTTGTCACAGGGCATCCATGCTTATAAAGGGGTGCACGAATGGGCTGAAATGCAGACCCTGTTCGCGCCTGAGCATACCGCCTATCACGCGCTGACGCGAAGCTACCGCTCAACGATGGAGATCATAGAATTTGCCAACGGAATTCTCTCAACGGGTGTTCAGAGCCCGCTGCTGGCCGTACCGGTGTTCCGCAGCGGGAATCCGGTCCGGCTGGTCGGTTACGGCGCAGAGCCGTCTCAGGCGGCTACAGGAGCGGATGAGCGCCTGCATGCGGTCAGAACGGCGCTCCTGGCACTGTCCGGGCGTGAATACCGGACAGTTGCTGTCCTGACCCGCAGCCTGCGGGAAGCGGAGGAGCTGTACACCGAACTGGCCGGGCAGTTTGCAGATCTCCACCTCATTGACGGCAGTATGACGCAGTATCACGGCGGGCTGTCAGTGCTGCCGGTCTATCTGTCCAAAGGACTGGAGTTCGATGCCGTTATCCTGGCCGATGCCGATACAAGCCATTACGGGGCAGCAGCCTGGGATGCCAAGCTGATGTATGTCGGCTGTACCCGTGCGCTGCATGAATTGTGGCTGCTGCACAGCGGGGAACTGCCTGCTTATGTGCAGACAGCCGGGGAAGAGACTGTTATGGGCTGGCCGGCCCCCGCGGGTAATTAA
- a CDS encoding NCS2 family permease: protein MNSNFWRKSVGLEPGDNWKREWAAGILSYFASVYIVMVNAAILHDAGMPLRAGMVATLLTAVTGCLLMAFGGKTPIIVVPGMGINAFFTYTLVHSMKLDWREALAVVVVTGVLFAVVAFTSLYRILSEAIPHNLQHAITVGIGLFLTFIGLQKSGIVIAHRTTFVAIGHFSDPAVITSCVTLILALVLFIRGTRGGLLISMIAGTGLAYLLGAAHKPETTESGHVFTGYGDVFAGMDWSGMVSLVFWIAVFLLLLIVVFENIGLISSQTLMAGRPERFKSSLRALSIANIAAGLFGSSPVVAAAESTAGIAAGGKSGLTSLVTGLLFGATFLFIPLLAYVPDSAIAPILIVIGGLMVQNVREMDLSDMTELFPAFLVMVMIPFTYSIVDGMAFGFITYPIVKLATGKGKDVPPALYGIAGLFVANFVLHAFMG from the coding sequence ATGAACTCGAATTTTTGGCGGAAGAGCGTGGGACTGGAGCCGGGCGATAACTGGAAACGGGAATGGGCTGCAGGAATCCTGTCGTATTTTGCCTCTGTATATATTGTGATGGTCAATGCGGCCATTCTGCATGATGCAGGCATGCCGCTTAGAGCGGGGATGGTAGCTACACTGCTGACTGCGGTCACAGGCTGCCTGCTGATGGCCTTTGGCGGCAAAACGCCGATTATTGTGGTGCCGGGCATGGGGATCAACGCCTTCTTCACCTATACCCTGGTCCATTCGATGAAGCTGGACTGGCGCGAAGCGCTGGCGGTAGTGGTGGTAACCGGCGTGCTGTTTGCAGTCGTTGCGTTCACATCGCTGTACCGGATTCTCAGCGAAGCGATTCCCCATAACCTGCAGCATGCGATCACGGTCGGGATCGGGCTGTTTCTGACCTTTATCGGCCTGCAGAAAAGCGGAATTGTGATCGCCCACCGGACTACCTTTGTGGCTATCGGCCATTTTAGTGATCCGGCGGTTATCACTTCCTGTGTAACGCTTATTCTGGCGCTGGTGCTGTTTATCCGCGGAACGCGCGGCGGGCTGCTGATCAGCATGATTGCCGGCACGGGACTTGCCTATCTGCTAGGGGCTGCGCATAAGCCGGAAACAACAGAATCAGGCCATGTATTCACTGGCTATGGTGATGTTTTTGCCGGTATGGACTGGAGCGGAATGGTCAGCCTGGTGTTCTGGATTGCCGTATTCCTGCTGCTGCTGATTGTTGTCTTTGAAAATATCGGGCTGATCTCCTCGCAGACACTGATGGCCGGACGGCCGGAACGGTTCAAGAGCAGCCTGCGGGCGCTCTCTATCGCCAACATTGCAGCAGGCCTGTTCGGCAGCAGTCCGGTAGTTGCAGCGGCAGAATCAACTGCAGGCATCGCGGCAGGCGGCAAATCCGGCCTGACCTCACTGGTTACCGGACTGCTGTTCGGAGCGACTTTCCTGTTTATCCCTCTGCTGGCTTATGTGCCGGACAGTGCTATCGCCCCAATTCTGATCGTCATCGGCGGCTTGATGGTCCAGAACGTACGGGAGATGGATCTCAGCGACATGACAGAGCTGTTCCCGGCTTTTCTGGTAATGGTCATGATTCCCTTCACTTACAGCATTGTGGACGGTATGGCGTTCGGCTTCATCACCTATCCGATTGTTAAGCTGGCTACGGGGAAAGGCAAGGATGTGCCTCCGGCGCTGTATGGGATTGCCGGGCTGTTTGTAGCCAACTTTGTGCTGCATGCTTTTATGGGGTAA
- a CDS encoding tRNA threonylcarbamoyladenosine dehydratase, with protein sequence MLHQFSRTELAIGPEGLEILKNSTVAVLGIGGVGAMAVEALARSGVGRIILIDKDAVDITNINRQIHALTTTIGQKKADLMVERVKLINPEIEAIALNMFYTDETYEELFNLKPDFVIDASDTIIYKIHLIKECLSRGIQMISSMGAANKMDPTRFKVADISKTEMDPIARVIRQKLRKDGIKKGVKVVFSTEVPVKPRVDVTEQIVPADAPDRRKAKQPPASNSYVPPVVGLIMVSVAVNDLLKAGGVNV encoded by the coding sequence ATGCTGCATCAGTTCTCGCGTACAGAGCTGGCCATCGGGCCGGAGGGTCTGGAAATTCTCAAGAACAGCACCGTAGCAGTGCTGGGAATTGGCGGCGTCGGAGCCATGGCTGTTGAAGCACTGGCCCGCTCAGGTGTCGGCAGAATTATCCTGATCGACAAGGATGCGGTCGATATCACCAATATCAACCGCCAGATTCATGCGCTCACCACCACAATCGGCCAGAAAAAGGCTGATCTGATGGTGGAACGTGTTAAGCTGATCAATCCGGAAATTGAAGCCATTGCCCTCAACATGTTTTATACAGATGAAACCTATGAGGAGCTGTTCAACCTTAAACCGGATTTTGTCATTGATGCATCGGATACGATTATCTACAAAATCCATCTGATCAAGGAATGCCTGTCCAGAGGCATTCAGATGATTTCCAGTATGGGCGCAGCCAACAAAATGGACCCTACGCGCTTTAAGGTAGCCGACATTTCCAAAACGGAAATGGACCCGATTGCCCGCGTAATCCGGCAAAAGCTGCGCAAAGACGGCATCAAAAAAGGCGTCAAGGTTGTCTTCTCAACTGAAGTACCGGTGAAGCCGCGTGTGGATGTAACGGAACAGATCGTTCCGGCTGATGCACCGGACCGCCGTAAAGCCAAGCAGCCGCCGGCGAGCAATTCGTACGTACCGCCGGTTGTCGGCCTGATTATGGTCAGTGTAGCTGTTAACGATCTGCTGAAAGCCGGCGGCGTTAACGTATAA
- the aspS gene encoding aspartate--tRNA ligase — protein sequence MSRSHHCGQLTPEQIGQTVTLNGWVQTRRDLGGVLFIDLRDRTGIVQIVFNPDYSGEALQIADKVRSEYVLSVTGKVVKRDEETVNRNLPTGEIEVQITEIEVLNAAKTPPFFIEDGVEVDESLRMKYRYLDLRRPEMHKTLLLRSKAAKIFRDFLDGEGFIDVETPILTKSSPEGARDYLVPSRVHEGEFFALPQSPQIYKQLLMVGGIERYYQIARCFRDEDLRADRQPEFTQVDIETSFVPQDELLGMMETLMQRLLKETIGVEVAVPFQRLTYAEAIGKYGSDKPDLRFGLELIEMNDIVASSGVKVFASVIEKGGEVKVLNAKGCGTWTRKEIDDLGPYAARYGAKGLAWIQVKDGEFKGPIVKFFTEEEIAAVKERTGAEDGDLLLFSADNKKVVADVLGALRLKIGRQLGLIDDSVFKFAWVTEFPLLGYDEEQKRYVAEHHPFTRPMDEDLHLFDTDPGAIRAQAYDIVLNGYEVGGGSQRIYKRDVQEKMFEALGFSPEVAYEKFGYLMDAFEYGTPPHGGIAFGFDRLVMLLAGRTNLRETIAFPKTASATDLLMDAPSPVDAAQLEQLHIKLAPKPEKVKN from the coding sequence ATGAGTAGAAGTCATCATTGCGGACAATTAACGCCGGAACAGATCGGCCAGACTGTAACACTGAACGGCTGGGTACAGACACGCCGTGACCTTGGAGGCGTGCTGTTCATTGATCTGCGCGACCGTACCGGTATTGTACAAATCGTGTTCAACCCGGATTATTCCGGTGAAGCACTGCAAATCGCCGATAAGGTACGCAGTGAATACGTGCTCTCCGTTACGGGTAAAGTTGTTAAGAGAGATGAAGAAACAGTGAACCGCAACCTGCCGACCGGTGAGATTGAAGTGCAAATCACGGAAATCGAAGTGCTGAATGCCGCCAAAACCCCTCCGTTCTTCATCGAAGACGGCGTGGAAGTGGATGAGTCGCTGCGGATGAAATACCGTTACCTTGACCTGCGCCGTCCGGAAATGCACAAGACGCTGCTGCTCCGTTCGAAAGCGGCGAAGATTTTCCGCGATTTCCTGGACGGTGAAGGATTTATTGATGTAGAAACACCGATTCTGACTAAAAGCTCCCCGGAAGGCGCACGCGATTATCTGGTGCCAAGCCGGGTGCATGAAGGCGAATTCTTCGCACTGCCGCAATCGCCGCAGATTTACAAGCAGCTGCTTATGGTCGGCGGCATCGAGCGCTACTACCAGATCGCCCGCTGCTTCCGCGATGAGGATCTGCGTGCTGACCGCCAGCCGGAATTCACGCAGGTCGACATCGAGACTTCATTCGTGCCGCAGGATGAGCTGCTTGGCATGATGGAAACGCTGATGCAGCGTCTGCTGAAGGAAACAATCGGCGTGGAAGTGGCTGTGCCGTTCCAGCGTCTCACCTATGCCGAAGCGATCGGCAAATACGGTTCAGATAAGCCGGATCTGCGCTTTGGCCTGGAGCTTATTGAAATGAACGATATCGTTGCCAGCAGCGGTGTGAAGGTCTTTGCTTCCGTTATTGAAAAAGGCGGCGAAGTGAAGGTTCTCAACGCCAAAGGCTGCGGAACCTGGACACGTAAGGAAATCGACGATCTCGGACCTTATGCTGCACGTTACGGTGCGAAGGGGCTGGCCTGGATTCAGGTGAAGGACGGGGAATTCAAAGGCCCGATCGTTAAATTCTTCACTGAAGAAGAAATTGCTGCTGTAAAAGAACGTACTGGTGCTGAAGATGGCGACCTTCTGCTCTTCTCCGCTGACAACAAAAAGGTAGTTGCCGATGTACTGGGTGCCCTGCGCCTGAAGATTGGCCGCCAGCTGGGCCTGATTGATGACAGTGTGTTCAAATTTGCCTGGGTTACTGAGTTCCCGCTGCTGGGCTACGATGAAGAACAGAAACGTTATGTAGCTGAGCATCATCCGTTCACCCGTCCGATGGACGAGGACCTGCACCTGTTCGATACCGATCCTGGTGCGATCCGTGCACAGGCCTACGATATCGTACTTAACGGTTATGAAGTGGGCGGCGGCTCCCAGCGTATCTACAAGCGCGATGTTCAGGAAAAAATGTTCGAAGCACTGGGCTTCTCGCCTGAAGTGGCTTATGAGAAGTTTGGTTACCTGATGGATGCGTTCGAATACGGCACGCCTCCGCACGGCGGGATTGCCTTCGGTTTTGACCGTCTGGTAATGCTGCTGGCCGGACGCACGAACCTGCGTGAAACGATTGCCTTCCCGAAAACGGCAAGTGCAACCGACCTTCTGATGGATGCACCGTCCCCGGTTGATGCTGCACAGCTGGAGCAGCTGCATATAAAGCTGGCGCCGAAGCCGGAAAAAGTGAAAAACTAA
- the hisS gene encoding histidine--tRNA ligase, with amino-acid sequence MAKERFEKPTGTQDVLPGAVEKWQYVEGKARDLCRRFNYREIRTPMFEHTGLFERGVGETTDIVEGEMYTFKDKGDRDLALRPEGTAGVVRAYVQNKLYGEPDASKLYYIGPMFRYERPQAGRYRQFHQFGIEAFGAVDPAIDAEVISLGYQFYKDLGLKEVRVELNSVGNAPSRAAYREKLLDFLRPMRDSLCSDCQRRMERNPLRVLDCKVDQDKFGGAPSILDSLDEECTTHFEKVKTHLDTMGVEYSINPRLVRGLDYYTHTAFEYKAAGIGSIDTVGGGGRYNGLVEEIGGPDQPGIGFGIGLERILLILESQGVELETVKPLDVYFVALGEAADQEITKQLFLLRSQGFSAERDYLGRKMKAQMKSADRMSARYTAILGEDELNSGVIALKSMETGEQKTVKLEELAQALV; translated from the coding sequence GTGGCTAAAGAAAGATTCGAGAAACCTACAGGTACACAGGATGTGCTTCCAGGTGCTGTAGAGAAATGGCAGTATGTTGAAGGCAAGGCCAGAGATCTCTGCCGCCGGTTCAATTACCGGGAGATCCGCACACCGATGTTTGAGCACACCGGATTGTTTGAGCGCGGTGTCGGTGAAACAACGGATATTGTGGAAGGCGAAATGTACACCTTCAAGGATAAAGGCGACCGTGATTTGGCGCTCCGTCCGGAAGGAACCGCTGGCGTTGTGCGCGCTTATGTGCAGAACAAGCTGTACGGCGAGCCGGATGCCAGCAAGCTGTATTACATCGGCCCGATGTTCCGTTATGAGCGTCCGCAGGCGGGAAGATACCGGCAGTTCCACCAGTTCGGCATTGAGGCGTTCGGCGCAGTGGATCCGGCCATTGATGCGGAAGTGATCTCGCTGGGATATCAGTTTTACAAAGATCTCGGCCTCAAAGAAGTCAGAGTCGAGCTGAACTCCGTGGGTAATGCGCCAAGCCGTGCCGCCTACCGTGAGAAGCTGCTGGATTTCCTGAGACCGATGCGCGATTCTCTGTGCAGTGACTGCCAGCGCCGGATGGAACGCAATCCGCTGCGGGTGCTCGACTGCAAGGTTGACCAGGATAAATTCGGCGGTGCGCCGTCCATTCTGGACAGTCTTGATGAAGAGTGCACTACCCATTTTGAAAAGGTCAAGACACACCTCGATACCATGGGCGTTGAGTACAGCATCAATCCCCGTCTGGTCCGCGGACTTGATTATTACACGCATACCGCGTTTGAATATAAAGCAGCCGGCATCGGCTCCATCGATACAGTCGGCGGAGGCGGCCGCTACAACGGCCTGGTGGAAGAAATCGGCGGACCGGATCAGCCGGGCATCGGCTTCGGAATCGGGCTGGAGCGGATCCTGCTGATTCTGGAGAGCCAGGGCGTGGAGCTGGAAACTGTGAAACCGCTGGATGTGTATTTCGTGGCGCTGGGAGAGGCTGCGGATCAGGAAATTACGAAGCAGCTGTTCCTGCTGCGCAGCCAGGGCTTCTCTGCAGAACGCGACTATCTCGGCCGTAAAATGAAGGCGCAGATGAAGTCGGCCGACCGTATGTCAGCGCGGTATACGGCGATTCTGGGCGAAGACGAGCTGAACAGCGGAGTCATTGCCCTGAAGTCAATGGAGACAGGTGAGCAGAAGACAGTCAAGCTGGAAGAGCTGGCGCAGGCGCTGGTCTAA
- a CDS encoding type 1 glutamine amidotransferase domain-containing protein: protein MSKVAFLLASGFEDSEMKVPYDEVIKAGHQAEIIGLKKNETLLGKKGNVSYAADKAISEVKAGDYDAIVIPGGSSPENLRLDEDVLAFVKEANASSIPIASICHGPQILISADLLQGRTITSYPPLKDDVVNAGAEFKDEEVVIDGNYITSRTPKDEPAFVRELLKVL from the coding sequence ATGAGTAAAGTAGCATTTCTGCTCGCCAGCGGTTTTGAAGATTCCGAAATGAAGGTACCCTACGATGAGGTTATAAAGGCAGGGCATCAGGCTGAAATTATAGGTCTGAAAAAGAATGAGACGCTGCTGGGCAAAAAGGGAAACGTTTCCTATGCTGCAGATAAAGCCATCAGCGAGGTAAAGGCCGGTGACTATGACGCAATCGTGATCCCAGGCGGTTCGTCCCCGGAAAATCTGCGGCTGGACGAAGATGTGCTTGCTTTTGTGAAGGAAGCCAATGCTTCCAGTATTCCGATTGCATCCATCTGTCACGGACCGCAGATTCTGATCAGTGCAGACCTGCTTCAAGGACGTACCATTACTTCCTACCCGCCGCTCAAGGATGATGTCGTTAACGCAGGAGCGGAGTTTAAGGATGAAGAGGTCGTCATTGACGGCAATTATATAACATCGCGTACGCCGAAAGATGAACCTGCCTTTGTGCGCGAGCTGCTGAAGGTCCTGTAA
- the dtd gene encoding D-aminoacyl-tRNA deacylase — protein MRAVVQRCKEAKVTADGTVTGAINEGLMLLIGVTHGDTEKDAKYLADKIAGLRIFEDDAGKMNFSVTDTGRAVLSVSQFTLYGDCRKGRRPNFMAAAAPGEAKQLYDYFNQELRAGGLQVETGVFGAMMDVSFTNWGPVTLILDSRD, from the coding sequence ATGAGAGCAGTAGTACAGCGCTGTAAGGAAGCAAAGGTTACGGCGGACGGGACGGTAACAGGAGCGATTAATGAAGGCTTGATGCTGCTGATCGGCGTAACGCACGGGGATACGGAGAAGGATGCCAAATATCTGGCCGACAAAATAGCCGGACTGCGCATCTTTGAAGATGATGCCGGCAAAATGAACTTTAGTGTTACGGATACCGGAAGAGCAGTTTTGTCGGTATCGCAGTTTACACTATACGGGGACTGCCGCAAAGGCCGCCGGCCGAACTTCATGGCTGCCGCGGCTCCCGGCGAGGCCAAGCAGCTGTATGATTATTTCAATCAGGAGCTGAGAGCCGGCGGGCTCCAGGTGGAGACCGGCGTGTTTGGCGCAATGATGGATGTCTCCTTTACCAACTGGGGGCCGGTGACGCTCATCCTGGACAGCCGGGACTAG